One window of the Rhipicephalus sanguineus isolate Rsan-2018 chromosome 4, BIME_Rsan_1.4, whole genome shotgun sequence genome contains the following:
- the LOC125758233 gene encoding transcriptional regulatory protein AlgP-like, whose product MCVGIHHRQQEERQRVDPPKHEAAAKSSQHDASGSEGETNFKAPAKKPAAVSRAAKKTTVAKKAPAAYDSDPTPAPKKAAKKTPAAKPETGADVSDYGPLPAPKKAAKKTPAAKQAPAADDSDPLPAPKKAAKKSPAAMPETGADDSDSDPTPAPKKTAKKTPAAKPATAVDYCDSDPMPATKKTAKKARIVLSSSSDGDCPPSVPPPTTSGRFRAAPAKCDFGSDSDDEF is encoded by the exons ATGTGTGTTGGCATTCAT CATCGCCAACAAGAGGAGCGGCAACGAGTTGACCCTCCGAAGCACGAAGCCGCGGCCAAGTCTTCGCAGCACGACGCATCCGGTAGCGAAGGCGAAACCAACTTCAAGGCACCCGCCAAGAAGCCCGCCGCAGTTTCTCGGGCAGCCAAGAAGACTACGGTCGCCAAGAAAGCTCCAGCGGCGTACGACTCCGACCCTACGCCGGCTCCGAAGAAGGCGGCCAAGAAGACTCCAGCCGCCAAGCCAGAAACAGGGGCGGATGTCTCCGATTACGGCCCTCTGCCGGCTCCGAAGAAGGCGGCCAAGAAGACTCCAGCCGCCAAGCAAGCTCCAGCGGCGGACGACTCCGACCCTCTGCCAGCTCCGAAGAAGGCGGCCAAGAAGTCTCCGGCCGCCATGCCAGAAACAGGGGCGGATGACTCCGATTCCGACCCTACGCCGGCTCCGAAGAAAACTGCCAAGAAGACTCCGGCCGCCAAGCCAGCTACAGCAGTGGATTACTGCGATTCCGACCCTATGCCGGCTACGAAGAAAACTGCCAAGAAGGCGCGAATCGTGCTGTCTTCTTCCTCCGACGGTGACTGCCCACCTTCGGTGCCGCCGCCGACTACGAGCGGCCGCTTCAGGGCGGCACCTGCCAAGTGCGACTTCGgaagtgacagcgacgatgaattCTGA